A part of Desulfotomaculum nigrificans DSM 574 genomic DNA contains:
- a CDS encoding flagellar hook-length control protein FliK has product MIDRVMSALFRATNNMKITPSKPLDKIQSRPLELKHKLTAEVTREISASPRPKDNLPPDTSVQERNDQLPYVPLPLRSEFYQDARFYARLQDFKYKTGNRDETRIIFCLRTVNLGQLWFNLAIRPGKLLSVQCLTENNSSAELFKENAELLQAALVELGFASVIVSCRPQPGIQSIADIDPEFAMAKPFSLLDRQV; this is encoded by the coding sequence ATGATTGACCGGGTCATGTCTGCCTTATTTAGGGCCACCAACAATATGAAAATAACCCCCAGTAAACCATTGGACAAAATTCAGTCCCGGCCGCTGGAGTTAAAGCATAAATTAACGGCTGAGGTTACCAGGGAAATTAGCGCTTCCCCCAGGCCAAAGGACAATCTTCCGCCGGATACCTCCGTGCAGGAACGTAACGACCAACTGCCCTATGTACCGTTACCCCTGCGGTCAGAGTTTTATCAGGATGCCCGTTTTTACGCCAGGTTACAAGACTTTAAATATAAAACCGGGAACCGGGACGAAACCAGGATAATCTTTTGCCTGCGGACAGTTAACTTGGGCCAGTTGTGGTTCAATCTGGCCATCCGGCCAGGTAAACTTTTATCCGTTCAATGTCTCACTGAGAATAACAGCAGCGCCGAGCTGTTTAAGGAGAATGCGGAGTTACTCCAGGCCGCATTGGTGGAATTAGGGTTTGCATCAGTAATCGTATCCTGCCGCCCCCAGCCGGGCATACAGAGCATTGCGGATATTGACCCTGAGTTTGCTATGGCCAAACCTTTTTCCTTACTGGATAGGCAGGTGTGA
- a CDS encoding LysE family transporter translates to MELLAIFSSSFVLGLSGAMMPGPMLTVTIGESARRGFKAGPLIVLGHGLLELLLVLALILGLAEVLTMPRVGSTIAIVGGLFLLYMGWGMARDAYLGKITLDLSEKTAGSHPNDAGPAPRGMHPVLAGSVVSLSNPYWSIWWATVGLGYITLSLEKGTLGLAAFYTGHILSDLVWFCLIAGAVVAGRKFISTRVYRGILVACGIFLLWLGGMFIFRGFTGFT, encoded by the coding sequence GTGGAGCTGTTGGCTATATTTTCTTCGTCCTTTGTCCTGGGTTTATCCGGGGCCATGATGCCCGGGCCCATGCTAACTGTGACCATTGGGGAAAGTGCCCGCCGCGGGTTTAAGGCCGGGCCGTTAATTGTTTTAGGCCACGGCTTGTTGGAGTTACTACTGGTGCTGGCTTTAATTTTAGGGCTGGCGGAGGTGCTTACCATGCCCCGGGTGGGCAGCACCATAGCCATAGTTGGCGGGCTTTTTCTATTGTACATGGGCTGGGGGATGGCCAGGGACGCTTACCTGGGTAAGATCACCCTGGATTTAAGCGAAAAAACGGCAGGTTCGCACCCCAATGACGCCGGGCCCGCCCCTAGGGGTATGCACCCGGTATTGGCCGGTTCGGTGGTCAGTTTATCCAACCCCTACTGGAGCATTTGGTGGGCCACCGTGGGCCTGGGATACATTACCTTATCTTTAGAAAAAGGCACCCTGGGACTGGCCGCCTTTTATACCGGCCATATCTTATCTGATTTGGTCTGGTTCTGTCTGATTGCCGGGGCGGTGGTGGCGGGCCGCAAATTTATCAGCACCAGGGTATACCGGGGCATCCTGGTGGCCTGTGGTATCTTCTTACTCTGGTTGGGTGGCATGTTTATTTTTAGGGGGTTCACCGGGTTCACATAA
- the amrA gene encoding AmmeMemoRadiSam system protein A — protein sequence MSVVFGGIMPHPPIALPEVGGAEADKVMDSRQAMLDLGQRIKQSGAEILVLISPHAPVFGDGIAINISPQTRGNMGQFGAAQVSFTCRYDPKLGTEIGWQAEELGIPVIDLDEQIARQTGINLQLDHGMMVPLYFLRQAGVELPLVPCSMGIFSPEKLYSFGVAVQRAAEALGSKVAVVASGDLSHRLTPDAPAGFDPRGKEFDQKIVALIKSLDVTGLINLDEDLCERAGECGLRPIIMMLGALDGLAVKSEVLAYEGPFGVGYMVAALEPTGRDQTRRLLASLQQERKQKLAQLRAKESYLVRVARQSLTSYLEGHWKDPASYDVPEEFARGAGAFVSLKKNGHLRGCIGTTAPTRANVVQEVAYNAVSAGTEDPRFYPVRLDELDELTISVDVLMPPEPIDGVDQLDVKKYGVIVRRGARSGLLLPDLEGIDTPEQQVAVAKQKAGIGPDEPVQLERFEVVRYH from the coding sequence ATGAGTGTAGTATTTGGCGGCATTATGCCGCACCCGCCCATCGCTTTGCCGGAGGTAGGCGGGGCCGAAGCAGATAAGGTGATGGATAGCCGGCAGGCTATGCTGGACTTAGGGCAGCGGATTAAGCAAAGCGGGGCCGAAATTTTAGTGCTGATATCACCCCACGCACCTGTCTTTGGTGATGGCATTGCCATCAATATATCGCCGCAGACCAGGGGCAATATGGGGCAATTTGGGGCAGCCCAGGTTTCCTTTACCTGCCGCTATGACCCCAAATTAGGTACCGAGATTGGCTGGCAGGCGGAGGAACTGGGGATTCCGGTCATTGACCTGGATGAGCAAATAGCCAGGCAAACCGGCATAAATTTACAACTGGATCACGGTATGATGGTCCCTTTATATTTCCTGCGTCAGGCCGGGGTGGAACTGCCGCTGGTGCCTTGTTCCATGGGTATATTCAGCCCGGAAAAATTATACTCCTTTGGGGTGGCGGTGCAGCGGGCTGCGGAAGCCCTGGGAAGCAAAGTGGCGGTGGTGGCCAGCGGTGATTTGTCCCACCGGCTTACCCCCGATGCCCCGGCCGGCTTTGATCCCCGGGGTAAGGAATTTGACCAAAAGATAGTGGCTCTGATTAAATCCCTGGATGTAACCGGGTTAATTAATCTGGACGAAGACCTGTGTGAGCGGGCCGGGGAGTGCGGGCTGCGCCCCATTATCATGATGTTGGGGGCCCTGGACGGCCTGGCGGTAAAGAGTGAGGTGCTTGCATACGAAGGGCCCTTTGGCGTGGGCTATATGGTAGCCGCCCTGGAACCAACCGGCCGGGACCAAACCAGGCGGCTACTGGCATCCTTGCAGCAGGAGCGAAAGCAAAAGTTAGCCCAACTGCGGGCCAAGGAAAGTTATTTAGTCAGGGTGGCCCGGCAGAGCCTGACCAGTTACTTAGAGGGCCACTGGAAAGACCCGGCCAGCTATGATGTACCGGAGGAGTTTGCCAGGGGTGCGGGGGCCTTTGTGTCCCTGAAGAAGAACGGTCATTTAAGGGGCTGTATTGGCACCACCGCCCCCACCAGGGCTAACGTGGTGCAGGAAGTGGCTTATAACGCCGTCAGTGCCGGAACTGAGGACCCCCGGTTTTACCCGGTGCGGTTGGATGAGTTGGACGAGTTGACCATTTCCGTTGATGTATTAATGCCCCCGGAACCCATAGACGGTGTAGATCAGCTGGATGTAAAGAAGTACGGGGTCATTGTCCGGCGTGGGGCCAGGAGTGGTTTACTGCTGCCGGATCTGGAGGGAATTGATACACCGGAACAGCAGGTGGCCGTTGCCAAACAAAAGGCCGGCATCGGGCCCGATGAACCGGTGCAGTTGGAACGGTTTGAGGTGGTTCGCTATCATTGA
- the amrS gene encoding AmmeMemoRadiSam system radical SAM enzyme: protein MHEAMFWHKKDNGLIFCELCPKGCSIREGHKGFCRVRENRDGVLYTLNYARVSSYALDPIEKKPLYNFHPGSLILSLGTMGCNLRCGFCQNWQIAQADPETIHLSPQEAVELALDQKSKGLPCIGIAYTYSEPFMWYEYVYDTSRLASEAGLKNVMVTNGYVREAPLKKLLPYIDAMNIDVKGFTDDYYKENCAGHLAPVQRTVEIARQGCHVEITTLLVPGLNDSPAEIEQLVDWVAGINPDMPVHFSRYFPNYQFDLPPTPVETMQRAYQIARQKLHYVYLGNLGDPVTQQTYCPGCGEPVIKRGGYNTRVVGLAKDRCRRCGAPVRVIM, encoded by the coding sequence ATGCATGAAGCTATGTTTTGGCACAAAAAAGATAACGGCTTAATTTTTTGTGAACTGTGTCCCAAGGGGTGCAGTATCAGGGAGGGGCATAAGGGGTTCTGCCGCGTCAGGGAAAACCGGGATGGGGTGCTATACACCTTAAACTATGCCCGGGTTTCTTCCTATGCCCTGGATCCCATAGAAAAGAAACCTTTATACAATTTTCATCCCGGCAGCCTGATACTTTCCCTGGGCACCATGGGGTGTAATTTAAGATGTGGCTTTTGTCAAAACTGGCAAATTGCTCAGGCCGACCCGGAAACTATACATTTATCGCCCCAAGAGGCAGTGGAACTGGCTCTGGATCAAAAAAGCAAAGGTCTACCCTGTATCGGCATTGCCTATACCTATTCCGAGCCTTTCATGTGGTATGAGTATGTTTATGATACCTCTCGTTTAGCCAGCGAAGCGGGCCTTAAAAACGTCATGGTTACCAACGGTTATGTCCGGGAAGCACCGCTCAAAAAGCTATTACCCTATATTGATGCTATGAATATTGACGTCAAAGGATTTACCGATGACTACTACAAAGAAAACTGTGCGGGACACCTGGCACCGGTGCAAAGGACAGTGGAGATCGCCCGGCAAGGCTGCCATGTGGAAATAACCACCCTGCTGGTGCCGGGCCTGAACGATTCTCCGGCGGAAATAGAACAACTGGTGGATTGGGTGGCCGGCATAAACCCCGATATGCCCGTTCATTTTTCCCGCTACTTCCCCAATTACCAATTTGATTTGCCGCCTACACCGGTAGAAACTATGCAGCGGGCTTATCAAATCGCCCGGCAGAAACTGCATTATGTATACCTGGGTAATCTGGGGGATCCGGTCACCCAGCAAACCTATTGTCCCGGATGTGGGGAACCGGTAATCAAGCGGGGCGGCTATAACACCCGGGTAGTTGGTCTGGCTAAAGACCGTTGCCGCAGGTGCGGGGCACCGGTCAGGGTAATCATGTAA
- the argC gene encoding N-acetyl-gamma-glutamyl-phosphate reductase: protein MIKVGIIGATGYAGAELVRLLSRHPQVEFGALTSQSYAGKLIWEVFPHLYGLVDDRLEELNLPELVANCDVIFTALPHGHAMPVAEAVWQQGKRLIDLGADFRLKDAAIYQSWYKTEHTAVDLLASAVYGLPELYRRQIKDSRIIANPGCYPTSAILGLAPLLTNRLINPESVIIDAKSGVSGAGRGLSLKTHFSETTGNFQAYGVATHRHTPEIEQELSMLAGVPLTVSFTPHLTPMVRGILSTMYAKLNQDMTTGEVLAIYRRFYEGERFVRVLPEGMLPSTKAVAGSNCCDIAVTVDTRTKRVIVLSAIDNLIKGAAGQAVQNLNVMLGLPEDTGLDFAGMYP, encoded by the coding sequence GTGATAAAAGTAGGGATCATCGGGGCCACCGGCTATGCCGGAGCGGAATTAGTTCGTTTGTTGTCACGTCACCCGCAGGTGGAGTTTGGTGCTTTAACCTCCCAATCCTATGCCGGAAAATTAATATGGGAGGTTTTTCCTCACCTGTATGGTCTGGTGGATGATCGTTTAGAAGAATTAAATTTACCTGAGCTGGTTGCCAATTGTGACGTAATTTTTACGGCTTTGCCCCATGGCCATGCCATGCCGGTGGCAGAGGCAGTATGGCAGCAAGGTAAGCGTCTCATTGACCTGGGGGCCGATTTCCGCTTAAAGGATGCGGCGATTTATCAGTCCTGGTATAAGACAGAGCATACTGCGGTGGATTTGTTAGCTTCGGCTGTTTATGGGTTACCCGAATTATATCGCCGGCAAATTAAAGACAGCCGTATTATTGCTAACCCGGGTTGCTATCCCACCAGTGCCATTTTAGGATTAGCACCCTTGCTTACTAATAGACTAATAAATCCGGAATCTGTCATTATTGATGCCAAGTCCGGTGTTTCCGGAGCGGGCCGGGGCTTAAGTCTAAAGACCCACTTCAGCGAAACCACCGGTAACTTTCAGGCTTACGGCGTAGCTACCCACCGCCATACCCCGGAAATTGAACAGGAGTTATCGATGCTGGCCGGCGTGCCCTTAACGGTTAGTTTTACGCCCCACCTGACGCCTATGGTCCGGGGCATTTTGAGCACCATGTACGCCAAGCTGAATCAGGATATGACCACCGGAGAAGTGCTGGCCATATACCGTCGATTTTATGAGGGCGAGCGTTTTGTCCGGGTGCTGCCGGAGGGTATGCTCCCCAGCACCAAGGCAGTGGCCGGGTCTAACTGTTGCGATATAGCGGTAACGGTTGATACCCGCACCAAGCGAGTAATTGTATTATCAGCCATAGACAATTTGATTAAGGGAGCGGCGGGCCAGGCGGTGCAAAACTTGAATGTGATGCTGGGCTTACCGGAAGATACCGGCCTGGATTTTGCCGGGATGTATCCATAA
- the argJ gene encoding bifunctional glutamate N-acetyltransferase/amino-acid acetyltransferase ArgJ: MNEINVGLARVTGGVTAAKGFKASGVAAGLKRNGQLDLALIVSEVPASVAGVYTTNLVKAAPLELTRQRVSLGTARAVIVNAGNANACTGTRGIPDAQAMAAAAAKGLAIPEEQVLVASTGVIGVPLPVEKIVNAVSAAVAALSRENHTSAAQAIMTTDLVPKECAVQLEIQNSTVTIGGMAKGSGMIHPNMATMLGFITTDAAISSEVLQLALKQAVDDSFNMITVDGDTSTNDMVLVLANGQAGNPEIKPDTEDYRRFCSGLTRVCTELAKMIARDGEGATKLIEVQVKGAPTRRDARLAARAVVGSNLFKAAVFGRDANWGRILCALGYSGAHFDPSQADIFIGHVQVAKDGGAVVFDEAKATEMLSQDPVQVLVDLKAGSHTATAWGCDLTYEYVRINGSYRT; this comes from the coding sequence ATGAACGAGATAAATGTTGGCTTGGCCAGGGTGACCGGCGGGGTTACCGCGGCTAAAGGTTTTAAGGCCAGCGGTGTAGCGGCTGGATTAAAAAGGAACGGCCAGTTGGATTTGGCCTTAATTGTATCAGAAGTGCCGGCCAGCGTGGCCGGTGTTTATACCACCAACCTGGTGAAAGCAGCCCCACTGGAACTAACCCGCCAGCGGGTAAGTTTGGGAACCGCCCGGGCGGTGATTGTTAATGCCGGTAATGCCAATGCCTGCACCGGGACCAGGGGTATCCCGGATGCGCAGGCCATGGCTGCCGCAGCGGCTAAAGGTCTGGCCATACCGGAGGAGCAGGTCCTGGTGGCCTCCACCGGAGTTATCGGAGTACCTTTACCGGTGGAAAAGATTGTTAACGCGGTATCGGCAGCAGTGGCGGCCTTAAGCCGGGAAAACCATACGTCTGCCGCCCAGGCCATCATGACCACCGACCTGGTGCCCAAAGAGTGCGCCGTGCAGTTAGAAATACAAAACAGCACTGTGACCATAGGCGGTATGGCCAAGGGATCGGGCATGATTCATCCCAATATGGCCACCATGCTTGGTTTTATTACCACCGATGCAGCCATTAGCAGTGAGGTACTGCAACTGGCCTTAAAACAGGCGGTGGATGATTCCTTTAACATGATTACAGTGGACGGGGATACCAGCACCAATGATATGGTGCTGGTGCTGGCCAACGGGCAGGCTGGCAACCCGGAGATAAAACCGGATACCGAGGATTACCGCCGTTTTTGCAGTGGATTGACCCGGGTCTGCACCGAATTGGCTAAAATGATTGCCCGGGATGGTGAGGGTGCCACCAAGCTCATTGAAGTACAGGTGAAGGGCGCCCCCACGCGCCGGGATGCCCGGCTGGCGGCTCGGGCCGTGGTTGGTTCCAACCTGTTTAAAGCAGCGGTGTTTGGCCGGGACGCCAACTGGGGACGTATCCTGTGTGCCCTGGGCTATTCCGGGGCTCACTTTGACCCGAGCCAGGCGGACATTTTTATCGGCCATGTGCAGGTGGCCAAAGACGGCGGGGCAGTGGTATTTGACGAAGCCAAAGCAACGGAAATGCTAAGCCAGGACCCGGTGCAGGTTCTGGTGGACCTGAAAGCCGGCTCCCATACCGCCACCGCCTGGGGCTGTGATTTAACCTATGAGTATGTAAGAATTAACGGGAGCTATAGGACTTAG
- the argB gene encoding acetylglutamate kinase — MISPLEKASILVEALPYIKKFYGKTVVIKYGGHAMINCELKQAVMTDLVLMKFVGINPVVVHGGGPEITGMLKRLGIESQFVGGLRVTDSATMEVVEMVLGKLNKEIVALINKFGGRGVGLSGKDANLITATKKLGAGQQDIGLVGEVAQINPQLVETVIKEGYIPVISPVGAGEDGATYNINADYVAGAMATALKADKLIILTDVEGILADRNDKDSLLSTIKVDEIPSLIERGIIQGGMIPKVECCVKAIQGGVNSTHILDGRVPHAILLEVFTDKGIGTMVAP; from the coding sequence ATGATTTCTCCCTTAGAAAAGGCGTCCATACTGGTGGAGGCCCTGCCATATATAAAGAAATTTTACGGTAAAACGGTGGTTATTAAGTATGGCGGCCATGCCATGATTAACTGTGAGTTAAAGCAGGCGGTGATGACCGACCTGGTACTGATGAAATTTGTGGGGATTAACCCGGTGGTGGTGCACGGGGGCGGCCCGGAAATCACCGGCATGCTTAAACGATTAGGTATTGAGTCCCAATTTGTGGGCGGTTTAAGGGTAACCGACAGCGCCACCATGGAAGTGGTGGAAATGGTGCTGGGCAAGTTAAACAAGGAAATTGTAGCTCTAATCAATAAGTTTGGCGGCCGGGGAGTGGGTCTTTCCGGTAAAGACGCCAATCTTATCACCGCCACCAAAAAGCTGGGTGCCGGGCAGCAAGACATCGGCCTGGTGGGTGAGGTAGCCCAGATCAATCCCCAACTGGTGGAAACGGTAATTAAAGAAGGCTATATCCCGGTTATCTCACCGGTGGGAGCGGGTGAAGACGGTGCCACCTATAATATCAACGCTGACTACGTGGCCGGGGCCATGGCCACCGCCCTAAAGGCTGATAAACTGATAATTTTAACCGATGTGGAAGGCATTTTGGCAGACCGTAATGATAAAGACTCCCTGTTATCCACCATCAAGGTTGATGAAATACCCTCCCTGATTGAGCGGGGAATTATCCAGGGGGGGATGATACCTAAGGTGGAATGCTGCGTCAAGGCCATTCAAGGCGGGGTCAACAGCACCCACATTTTAGATGGGCGGGTGCCCCACGCCATATTGTTGGAGGTCTTTACTGATAAGGGGATTGGCACCATGGTGGCCCCGTAA
- a CDS encoding acetylornithine transaminase: MNNHEILNMGQKYVMNTYGRLPMALVKGEGAWVWDADGNKYLDFVGGLAVNSLGHAHPKVAEAICQQARTMLHCSNIYWIEPQVKLAKLLVENSCADKVFFCNSGAEANEGAIKLARKYAKLNYGPDKYEIITATNSFHGRTLAAITATGQTKYQKGFEPLPQGFRYVPFNDLAALTQSIGPHTCAVMLEPVQGEGGVIPANPEYLTGVAKLCREKGLLLIFDEVQCGLGRTGKFLAHQHYQVEPDIITLAKALGGGFPIGAMMAREEVAKAFQPGDHASTFGGNPLACAAALAAMDALLHDGVMTNAVTVGQYFKEKLQGLAEKYPYVREVRGKGLMLGLELAIEGKDIVAKCLDQGLLINCTNGKVLRFLPPLIITEAEVDQAVAILDKSMSQVQ, translated from the coding sequence ATGAATAATCATGAGATTTTAAATATGGGTCAAAAGTATGTTATGAATACTTACGGACGGTTACCCATGGCCCTGGTCAAGGGTGAAGGGGCCTGGGTTTGGGATGCTGACGGTAATAAATACCTGGATTTTGTAGGTGGTTTAGCGGTTAACTCCCTGGGCCATGCCCATCCCAAGGTGGCTGAGGCCATCTGCCAGCAGGCCCGGACAATGCTTCACTGCTCCAATATTTACTGGATTGAGCCCCAGGTCAAGCTGGCCAAGTTGCTGGTGGAGAATTCCTGTGCCGATAAGGTGTTCTTTTGTAACAGCGGAGCTGAGGCCAACGAAGGAGCCATTAAACTGGCCCGTAAATATGCCAAGCTAAATTACGGACCGGATAAATACGAAATTATCACTGCCACCAACTCCTTTCACGGGCGCACCCTGGCCGCCATCACCGCCACCGGCCAGACCAAGTACCAAAAGGGATTTGAGCCCCTGCCCCAGGGATTCCGTTATGTTCCCTTTAACGACCTGGCGGCACTTACGCAAAGCATCGGACCCCATACTTGTGCGGTGATGCTGGAACCGGTACAGGGCGAAGGCGGGGTTATTCCGGCTAATCCCGAATACCTAACCGGGGTAGCCAAACTCTGCCGGGAAAAGGGTTTGCTCTTAATTTTTGACGAAGTCCAGTGCGGCCTGGGCCGTACCGGTAAATTTTTAGCCCACCAGCACTACCAGGTGGAACCTGATATCATTACCCTGGCCAAAGCCCTGGGTGGAGGTTTCCCCATCGGTGCCATGATGGCCAGGGAAGAGGTGGCCAAAGCCTTCCAACCCGGCGACCATGCCAGTACCTTTGGCGGCAATCCGCTGGCCTGTGCCGCAGCCCTGGCGGCCATGGATGCTTTATTGCATGACGGCGTAATGACCAATGCGGTGACAGTGGGGCAATACTTTAAAGAAAAACTGCAAGGTCTGGCGGAAAAATACCCATATGTTAGAGAAGTGCGGGGTAAGGGGCTGATGCTGGGCCTGGAATTGGCAATAGAGGGCAAAGATATTGTGGCTAAATGTTTGGATCAGGGATTACTGATTAACTGTACCAACGGCAAAGTACTGCGCTTTTTACCACCGTTGATTATAACTGAAGCGGAAGTTGACCAAGCAGTGGCCATACTGGATAAATCTATGAGCCAGGTTCAGTAA